In a single window of the Elaeis guineensis isolate ETL-2024a chromosome 6, EG11, whole genome shotgun sequence genome:
- the LOC105034725 gene encoding F-box/kelch-repeat protein At1g30090-like encodes MRRVRVSSHQSPVQKLGDSQMKLTPKFRLAITPPPSSFPSSSASLESDSSQELGPLIPGLPDDIALNCLLRLPVKAHSACRLVCRQWHRLLGNKECFFSQRKALGFRTPWLFTLAFHRCTGKIQWQVLDLTHFSWHTIPAMPCKDRVCPRGFGCIAIPPDGTLLVCGGLVSDMDCPLHLVLKYEMYKNRWTIMSRMLAARSFFAGGVINGMVYVAGGYSKDQFELNSAEVLDPIKGNWQPVASMGMNMVSYDSAVLNERLYTTEGCVWPFLSSPRGLVYDPKTDHWEDMAVGMREGWTGSSVVVDGHLFVICEYERMKVKIYDVDSDSWDIVESSPMPEQIRKPFSVNSVGNKIFVIGRGLHVAVGHVEKKSCTGSNGKRKKQSFSIQWQGIDVPQEFGDLTPSSTQVLYA; translated from the coding sequence ATGCGACGTGTTCGAGTCTCATCCCACCAGTCCCCGGTGCAGAAGCTAGGTGATTCCCAGATGAAACTAACCCCCAAATTTAGATTGGCCATCACCCCACCACCTTCCTCATTTCCATCATCTTCTGCATCATTAGAATCGGACTCATCACAAGAATTGGGGCCCCTCATACCTGGCCTCCCTGATGATATTGCGCTCAATTGCCTCCTCCGGCTGCCTGTCAAGGCCCACTCAGCCTGCCGATTGGTCTGCCGGCAGTGGCATCGCCTGCTGGGCAACAAGGAATGCTTCTTTAGCCAGAGGAAGGCTCTTGGCTTCCGCACCCCTTGGTTGTTCACTTTAGCCTTCCACAGATGCACTGGGAAAATCCAGTGGCAAGTACTGGACCTGACTCACTTCTCTTGGCACACCATTCCAGCCATGCCCTGCAAGGACCGGGTCTGCCCCCGTGGGTTCGGGTGCATCGCCATTCCCCCGGATGGCACCCTCCTTGTCTGCGGAGGTCTGGTCTCCGACATGGACTGCCCTCTCCACTTGGTATTGAAGTATGAGATGTATAAGAATCGATGGACCATTATGAGCAGGATGCTCGCTGCCCGCTCGTTCTTTGCTGGTGGCGTGATCAATGGCATGGTCTATGTTGCTGGAGGTTACAGCAAGGACCAATTTGAGCTCAATTCAGCTGAGGTTCTCGATCCCATTAAGGGGAATTGGCAGCCTGTTGCAAGCATGGGAATGAACATGGTCTCCTATGACTCCGCTGTGCTTAATGAGAGGCTTTACACCACTGAAGGCTGTGTTTGGCCATTCTTGTCTTCACCAAGGGGCCTGGTCTATGATCCGAAAACCGACCATTGGGAGGATATGGCTGTTGGAATGCGGGAAGGCTGGACAGGTTCAAGTGTGGTTGTTGATGGGCATCTGTTTGTAATCTGTGAGTATGAGCGGATGAAGGTGAAGATCTATGATGTTGACTCTGATTCATGGGACATCGTTGAAAGCTCTCCCATGCCTGAGCAAATTCGCAAACCTTTCTCTGTGAATTCCGTTGGTAATAAGATCTTTGTCATTGGCAGAGGGCTTCATGTTGCAGTTGGACATGTAGAGAAGAAGAGTTGCACTGGTTCCAATGGGAAGCGGAAGAAGCAGAGCTTTTCCATTCAATGGCAAGGCATAGATGTGCCACAAGAATTTGGTGACTTGACACCCTCCAGTACTCAGGTTTTGTATGCTTGA